In the genome of Myxococcus virescens, the window GGCCAAGGGCGCACGGCGCGTGGTGGCGTACGCGGTCCACCCCATCCTCTCCGGTCCGGCCATCCAGCGCATCCAGGACTCGGTGCTGGAAGAGGTCGTCTTCACGGACACCGTGCCGCTGTCTCCGGCGGCGCAGGCCTGCTCGAAGATCCGCCTGCTCACCACCGAGCGCCTCTTCGGCGAGGCCATTGCCCGCATCCACCGCGCCGACTCGCTCAGCTCGCTGTTCGTCTGAGCCGGCGCGCGCTTGCCTGCCGGGCGGCTTGACTCCAGGCCCTCCGGCTGGCATGTGCACGACCCTCCATCGGAGGCCTTCACAGGCGCCGTCTTCGGGGCCCGCCACTGGGGCGGGATGCCGAGGGCGCCAGGGCCGCCGGTGGCACCCGCAGTCCCATCCGTGAGGATTCCATGTCCGTCAATACGAGCACCCTCGAGGCCAAGCCGCGTGAGGGTTCCGGCAAGGGCGTTGCCCGCCGCCTGCGCGCCGAGGGTCTGATTCCCGCCGTCGTCTACGGAAAGCACCTGGAGAAGCCGGTGCACATCTCCGTGAACCCCAAGGCGGTCCGCCAGGCCATCAACACCCCGCACAAGTTCAACACCCTGATCCAGATCAAGGTGGAGGGCGGTGACCGCCAGGTGCTCCTGAAGGACTACCAGATGGATCCCGTCACCCGCGCCATCCTGCACGCCGACTTCCTGGATGTGCGCCCCACCGACAAGGTGAAGGTCAACGTGCCGCTGGTGCTCTCCGGCCGCGCGCAGGGTGTGGCGGACGGCGGTCTGCTGACCCAGGCCCGCCGTGAGATCGAGGTCTGGTCGCTTCCGGGCGCCATCCCCGAGAAGCTCGAAG includes:
- a CDS encoding 50S ribosomal protein L25/general stress protein Ctc, with the protein product MSVNTSTLEAKPREGSGKGVARRLRAEGLIPAVVYGKHLEKPVHISVNPKAVRQAINTPHKFNTLIQIKVEGGDRQVLLKDYQMDPVTRAILHADFLDVRPTDKVKVNVPLVLSGRAQGVADGGLLTQARREIEVWSLPGAIPEKLEVDVTPMKIAEVLHINDLKLPEGVSVKTNVNYTLAVISAPEAVEAGPGAAAAAAAAPAKDAKAAPAKDAKAPAKK